The stretch of DNA TGGAATCCAGCCCTCAGTTCCAGGCTGCCCAGCAGCCCTGCTAACACCTGCAGCTCTGGTCCACTGTGGCCATCCATCTGGAGCCACCAGGGAGCTGTTGAGTTCTGATTTCCTGAGTCCTGGGAGTGAGAGTCGCCGCTATAGAGATGAGAAATTGGGTGTGTCAGTGTCTCTGTGTGAAGCCTTGCAGGTAAGGGACAGTCCCAATTTCAGGAGAGGAAAGAGTCCCAATGCCAACCTCTAAACCACTGGGGAATACCCTGTGTTTgagatgaaatgaacaaaaaacagcTCAAAAGCCATTCAGGATTGACAaccatattctttgtttttatagcttttgtgaatgtgttttgtttcatgcaatcatttttatattaagtaaattatattgtTCCATATCAGAAAAAGCCATCTAGTATTATAGATAACAGACTGAAGTAAATGAAGGTCATGCTCTGCAGAGCAAGACTAGACCAGAGAATGAGAAACTAGGTCCCAAGAATTTCTAGAGATAGTTTTGACAGGTGCAGAGAGGCAGCCTTTTTGACCCAATGTGGACTAAGAATCATGAGGACTTCAGAGTATATAGCTCAGAAGAGTCTCAGGTATTAAAGGGGTGGAATGCGCAGGATATTAGGAACTTTCCTATCCATACAAAAAGATAACAATTGGACATGGGAGCCAGCAGTTAGTTGTTCAAAATACCTCTATTAACAGGCAAAAAGTTCTTACAATATTGTCAGAATATTAAtggaaatcaaaaaagaaaaaatctttaaagaaacattaTTCTGGATAATAAAGAATGGGAGGAAAATGAGCAAAGACAATTAAAGGAGATGATGTATAAAGAAACATTCAAGAACTAGaggaataaaaaaacagaaaacagagctTTCCTACAAAACCCAGGCAGGTAACTCGGTAAGAAAACCAGGGCTACTACCTTGCAGCTCAAGTTCTTTCTGGAAAAATACCACCAGTAACCTGTGGTTGGTActtgatgaatttttttaaatcattttttagtgCAGTTTTGGATTTACAACAAAATTTAGAAAGAGGTGCAGAGACTTCCCATATACCACTTGTCTCCATACCTCTGTAGCCTTCCTCATTATCAAAATCACTCACTGGAATGATAAATTTTTTTGCTAAGGATAagcctacattgacacatcatagtTATCTAAAGTCCATAGCTTACCATAGAACTAACCCTTGGTGTATATTCtgtaggtttggacaaatgtgtgtatatatatatatatatatatatatatatatatatatatatacacacacacacatatatccattattttaaaaaatttatttatttatttatttgagagagagagggagagcaccagctggggggaggggtacagggagagggagaagcaggctccccactgagcggggagctggAACTCCagagttgatcccaggactctgggatcatgacctgagtcaaaagcagacacttaacctactgagccacccaagcacctctggCATCCATTATTATATCATTCAGAGTATTCTCAATGTCCTTAAAACCATCTGTGCTCTTCGTTTTcatctctccctgcctccatctctgACAACCACTGTCCTTTGACTGTTTCCATAGTGTTGCCTTTCtcagaatgtcatatggttggaatcaGAGTAGGAAGCCTTTccacattggcttctttcacgtagtaacatgcatttaagtttcctccatgtctttttatggcttgaaagctcatttctttttagtgggcaatactattccattgtctgCATGGACTATTTGAAGTATCTATTCACCTACTttaaggacatcttggttgcttccaagtttgggcaattatgaataaagctgctataaacattcatatgcaggtttttgtgtggatataagttttcatGTCCTTTGGATAAGCATCAAGGGGCATGACTGTGTTACCTAATTTCCTTCCTAGTCATCCTGTAGAATCAGTTTTTccatatctacaaaataacttgctgagaTTTGATTGggattgaatctatagatcaagttgggaagaactgacatcttgacaatattttcttcctctccatgatcATGAAatacctctccatttatttagttcttggaTTTTGTTCAtccaagttttatatttttcctcatatagatcttgtacatattttgctaATTGCATACCTAGGTATTTCATAGTTTTTGGTGCTGAtgtaaatggcattgtttttattttttgtttattttattttatttatttattcatgagagagagagaggcagagacacaggcaaagagagaagcaggtgccatgcagggagcccaatgtgggactcgatcctgggaccccaggatcacgccctgagccaaaggcaggcactcaaccactgagccacccaggctcccctggtaTTGTATCTTTAATTTCAAGTTCTATTTGTTCATTCTTGGTATATAGGAAAGTAGTTGATTTTGTATGTCAATCTTGTACCGGCAACCTTGCTGTTAATCACTTACTAGTTCTAGGAGTTCTGTTGATTCTTTCCGATTTTCTACATAGACGATCATGCcgtctgcaaataatgacagttttacaTCTTTCTTCCAAATTTGTATACCTTGCCTTATGCCATAAGCAAGGACTTCTGGTGCCATGCTGAAAAGGGGTGGTAAGAGGGGACGTCCTTACCTTGTTCCCGATCTTAGTGGGGAAGGTTCTAGTTTCTcttcattgagtatgatgttggttagaggtttttaatatatagtctttatcaagttgagaaagttccactctgttcctagtttgctgagagtttttatcatgaatgggtgttggattttatcATGAGTGGTGTTTTGCAGTGTTATTTGGATGTGTCCTGCATGTGCATCAGACAGGTAAGTCTGGCACCTGGGTAATTATTTACTCTAGTTCAGTTCTCAAACCTGTGATATGCAGGCTGGGGTCAGAGCCATACATTATCAGCTTTGTGGGGAGCCCATAGTTTATACAGAACTGTAGGGGATACTAAAAATACAACCttactaaaagaaaattttatacgAACAAAACACCAAAGGCCATCATTTAATAAGGATATTTTAACATTCCCCTCTGATATTATCCACTTGTaagcattttgtctttttttttttttaaaaccacacatcctttttattgttaagtcATAAAGAggtatcaaaattaaaagcaaaaattacaggGTAAGACTTAACATAACTACTAGGAGCGTCAAAGGAAGTGAAAATGGGACTAGGCGCAGGGCAATATGAATTAATGAACATGGGAAGGATAAGGATGGGGAGAACAGTGAGCATGTGCTGAAGAAGATACTAGGGGAGAGGATCTGGTGAAAATTTTGATCTTAGACAAGCGCCTAGGTAAAGAAATAATGGGACAAGATTTCTAAACCCCACTATGTGCTTAAGAGTCATCCTCGCCATTGGCGCTGTCTCTGtcatcctctccttcctcagcctctttTTCATCATCCTTGATCAACTCCAGCTCCTTGtttgctctgttctttctcaatttttttccagGCTTTCCAGTAGAGAAtccactttttgttttatctggGTCAATTCCTTCTTAATGGTTTGAAGGTCATCTCCTTTCAACTTTCCAGACTTGGAAGAAGATCCTCGCTGTCCACTCTTAGAATTGAAGCCACTTTTGCCCCTTCGTGAGGTGTTTCCTGATACACGCTGACGTTTTGAGGGAACCACAGCGCGAGCaattggaggaggagggggtacACGTGCTGGGTAACTGTACATCCTGTCATAATAATCTCGTTGAAAGTCATAGTCCAAATCAAAAGAGGAGCTGAGTAGAGGGGACGGAGAAGGGTGTTCTGGTACTGACCCGTACATCTCCGCTGCAGATCGTTTCACGCCTGCTTTTCCTCGGCTCACTTTTGGCTCTGCAGCCAGATTAATATCTAAAACCTGGCCGGCAATCATTCTGCCATCCTCTCCTGCCACAGCAGCCCGGGCATTTCTCTCATTAACATACTGAACGAAGGCAAAGCCTTTATGAACAGAGCAACCCACAATTTTGCCGTATTTTGAGAAGATTGCCTCCACATCAGATTTCTTGACCACAAGAGTATTGAGATTCCCAATGAATACACGGGAGTTCATGGAGCGAGGATCTGTCTTGTTGGTAACATTGCTGGCCATTGTCTTTGATGGTAAGGTTCCTCACAAGCCGAAAacaggaggggggagggagaagggattCGATTCTGAATCTCCCACTCCCGGGTTCTACGTGGAGAAGCCAAGTGCTGCTCGAGGGCGACGACGCGGCCGCCGcattttgtctttaaataattatttagaaatcATATATACCATATTGAGTCACCGGGccggttcagtcagtagagcatgtgactcttgagctcaggctgtgagttcaagccccatgttgggtgtagaataaataaataaataaataaatacatacatacatacatacatacatacatacatcccATTTCAGAATCAATTTTACTTAAGTAATATAGCTTCCATTTTTGCCTAATCCTTTCAATcactatcttatttttatttttttaaagattttattcacttatttgagagagtatgtgTGAGAAAGtaccagcaggaggaggagggtgggcagaaggagagggagaagcagacctctgccaagcagggagcccaatgtggggctcaatcccaggaccctgggacggtgacctgaaccaaggcagatgcccaaccaactgagccacccgggcgcccctcagTCACTACTTTAAATATTGCATTGTGATCCATCGAAGATATTATGCCAGTATCTTAATTCTCTCAATTATTACATAATTCTTGCTTCCGCAGTAAGGAATTAAAGTTTACAGTACCCAACCCCAACTCTGACTCACATGCAGGGTTTCATTAATACAAACGTCACATCTGGAAAACATCCCAATAGATTTCTCAGTACTAATTCCCTGAGAAAGTATACTCTTTGATATTTTTGAAACTCTTTTTCAGTAATTCCTACCCTGGAAATTGTCAGAGCCCTTGTGGGAACATGACAATCACATTCCAGTATAAAATGAAATCACTTCACCAGGTCCCTTAGATCCAGTCATCCCCCCCACCCAACGCAGCCTGTCTATTCCAATGCTGGGGCTGGCAGACAGCTCACATGAGTCCCCTCTGCCCATGTGCTGAGAGTAACAGGGACAGAttctttatgaataaagcttctggAGAATTATCATTTAATTCTATTTACATCTCTTCTTTAGGTTCCTGTTATGGACTAtatgtttgtgtcttctttttttttttttaagattttatttattgattcatgagagacacacagagagaggcagagacataggcagagggagaagcaggatcccttcagggagcccaatgcaggactcgatcccaggaccccaggatcatgacctgaaccaaagtcagatgcttaactgctgaaccacccaggcgtccccatgttTGTGTCTTCTAAAAATTCCTatgttgaggggtgcctgggtagctcagttgttgaacacctcactcttggtttcagctcaggtcatgatctcagggtcatgagatcaagcacaTCATTGGGCTCTTAACGCAGGGggcagtctgcttgaagattctctccctctgccccttcccccacactctgatacatgctctctctctctcaaataaacaaataggggGGCAGtccgggtgcctcagcggtttagcgccaccttcagcccagggcgtaatcctggggacctgggatggagtcccatatggggctccctgcgtgaagcctgcttctccctctgcctgtgtctctgcctctctctctctgtgtctcttgtgaataataataataataaaaatcaaataaacaaataggaatctctgggtggctcagcggtttagcgcccgccttcggctcagggtgtgatcctggagtcccgggatcaggtcccacatccagctccctgtgtggagcctacttctccctctgcctctctctctctctctctctcttatgagtaaataaacaaaatctttaaaaacatattcaaataaacaaatacatcttaaaaaaaatatgggacacctgggtggctcagtcagctaagcaccaactctttgttttgattcaggtcatgatcttagggttgtgagatccagccccgtgtggggctccacaatcagcactcagcacagagtttgcttaaggctctttccctctcccttgacCCCCTTCTCaccccatgctctctttctttctagaaataaatatatctttaaaaaattcacatgttgggcagccccgatggcccagcggttgggcaccgccttcagcctggggtatgttcctggagacccaggatcaagtcccacgtcatgctccctgcatagagcatgcttctccctctgcctgtgtctctgcctctttctctgtgtgtctttcatgaataaagtctttatttttatttatttatttatgatagtcacacacagagagagagaggcagagacacaagcaggctccatgcactgggagcccgacgtgggattcaatcccaggtctccaggatggcgccctgggccaaaggcaggcgctaaactgctgcgccacccagggatccctaaataaagtctttaaaaaaaattcacatgttgaaccCCTACTCCTCAATGCGATGGCATTGGGAGGaggggtctttgggaggtaattaagtcatgagggtggagtcctcatgatGGAATTAGCACCTTTGTAAAAGACACAAAAAAggctctctgccatgtgaggatacaatgagaaggcagccatctgcaaactAGGAAAAGAACCCTCACCAAGAGTCAAATCTGcaggcaccttgatcttgaactttcgatctccagaactatgagaaataagtttctgtttaAGCAATccagtctatggtaatttgttagaACCACTCAAAGACAgtcctgtttattattattttgcaatcTAAGATtgtgtatttctctatttttacacACATTCACACCTTCCTTTCCATTACCTTTCATTGATCTCTTCATCATTTAATAATTTGATAATTTAGgagcagctgggtggttcagctggttgagtgtctgccttcggctcagatcatgatcccaggacatgatcaagccccacattgggcttcctgctcagctgggagcctgcttctccctctctcactgcctgctgctctcccttcttgtgttctgtcaaataaataaaatctttaaaataaaaaataacaatttgatATTTTGTACCATTTTCCTTGCTTTTCAGATGTTTTCAATATTGTCTACAACACTGTCTCTTGAATTCTCTTCAAATGTGCTATATTTTTGTtgattaccattttaaaaattttcaaccaccttttacaatttatttttacgTTCCCTcatctctcattttgttttcatgatcTGTGGtataaatttcatttctaatctttgtacttttttaattaaaaaaataataatctttgtactttttaaaagaagggcacctgggtggctcagtcagttgtgtctggctcttgatctcagggtcataggttTAAGCCCTGTTCCACAGtgaacatggagcctacttaaagaaaataaaaataaaaaataaataaaattaacttatttgttttcttgtgttcTTTTAATCTGCTCTCTCCCTTGTCACCATCCTTCTGTACTATTTCCCTTTAATTGCATATAAATCAGATCCTCCAggattttttcacttttcaactCCTCTCACCTCACCACCTGTGTATCAGGTGTGTCCTCTCTGCACTAACCCTTAATGCTTCTTTGCCATTAGAactttgcttctccctcactctatgatatatatatatatatttatatatatttatatttatatatttttagaccTTTTCCTTATTATACTAGAAATGCACTTGGGGCCTTATTTCCCTTTGGTGTGCTAAGATGCCATGATGAGGTGCTCCTTGCATTTCTGACATACTGAACATAGGGACTTCTTCAATTGCTATCTCTGTGATTCTTTCATTTATTGTTCTGTTCCTCGTACAACAATTTAACAAACACCAATTGAACATCTTGAATGAGACAGCCAGACTTTGAGTTCAGAAACAGAGCTTTATTTTAAGGAGCTCAATTTATAGTGGAAGAGGCAGAAAAGTAAGCTGACCACTGATGGATATTAACTACCACAGTgtacttggcaataaaaaaaagtatcacaagGAATCTTGTTTGATAAGTGAAGGTAATGATCCCTCCCTGactcccacccccagcaccaCCTAGGATGAGACAATGATCACAATGGCCTTTGTTAACTTGTAAGGAGCTCCCCGTTATGGGGCAGTTTTTCCTGGCAAGAAGCACCCCTATTATTTCTGTGGTGAGAAGAAAGATCGTTCAAGGTTGCCAAACCTGGAATGGTCACAGCTTTTTGTCTAACAGAGAACTGCCCCATCCCCTCTGTAAATCATATCCCAATGTCACTCCAGAAATGCAAATCCCTTTAAAACAAGTCTTAATttgtggcgcctgggtggctcagttggttaagtgtctgacttttgatttcaggtcaggtcatgatctcagggttgtgagattgaggtCCACACTGGGcatgcttaagaatctctctctcctaaataaataaataaataaataaataaataaataaataaataaatgttaatgggTATGATACCTCCTACT from Vulpes vulpes isolate BD-2025 chromosome 3, VulVul3, whole genome shotgun sequence encodes:
- the LOC112910002 gene encoding heterogeneous nuclear ribonucleoprotein C — encoded protein: MASNVTNKTDPRSMNSRVFIGNLNTLVVKKSDVEAIFSKYGKIVGCSVHKGFAFVQYVNERNARAAVAGEDGRMIAGQVLDINLAAEPKVSRGKAGVKRSAAEMYGSSFDLDYDFQRDYYDRMYSYPARVPPPPPIARAVVPSKRQRVSGNTSRRGKSGFNSKSGQRGSSSKSGKLKGDDLQTIKKELTQIKQKVDSLLESLEKN